A genomic window from Populus nigra chromosome 7, ddPopNigr1.1, whole genome shotgun sequence includes:
- the LOC133698963 gene encoding protein DMR6-LIKE OXYGENASE 2-like: MGEVDPAFIQDLEHRPKLEIVIAEGIPLIDLSIICSRNTNLDNSQALDDLVKEIGNACKNLGFFQVINHGVPLDKRQKIENASRQFFGQPLEEKRKVRRDERKVLGYSDTEHTKNVRDWKEVFDFAVKTPTIVPSSYEPDDKEVTEWFHDQWPEYPLELREALEEYAKDMEKLAFKLLGLVALSLGLPENRLHGFFEDQISFIRLNHYSPCPVPQLALGVGRHKDGGALTILAEDDVGGLEVKRKTDGEWIRVKPIPDAFIINVGDIIQVWSNDAYESVEHRVMVNSERERFSIPFFFNPAHYTDVKPLEELTNEQNPVRYKPYNWGKFFVRRKRGNFKKLDVENIQIYHFRIPESELADKLEGALSIK, translated from the exons aTGGGAGAGGTTGATCCAGCCTTCATTCAAGACCTTGAGCACAGGCCAAAGCTTGAGATCGTCATAGCAGAAGGAATACCCTTAATTGATTTATCCATAATTTGTTCTCGTAACACCAACTTGGATAACTCTCAAGCGCTTGATGATCTGGTTAAGGAGATAGGGAATGCATGCAAGAACTTGGGGTTCTTTCAAGTGATCAATCATGGGGTGCCTCTTGACAAGCGACAAAAGATTGAGAATGCATCAAGACAATTTTTCGGTCAGCCATTAGAGGAGAAAAGGAAGGTTAGGAGAGACGAGCGGAAGGTGTTGGGTTATTCTGACACCGAGCATACCAAAAATGTTAGGGACTGGAAAGAAGTGTTTGATTTTGCTGTGAAGACTCCAACCATTGTACCATCCTCGTATGAGCCTGATGACAAGGAAGTTACCGAATGGTTTCATGATCAGTGGCCCGAGTATCCCCTTGAACTAag GGAGGCCTTGGAAGAATATGCTAAAGACATGGAGAAACTAGCCTTCAAGTTGCTGGGGCTCGTTGCCCTGAGTCTAGGCTTACCAGAGAATAGGCTCCATGGATTCTTTGAAGACCAAATCAGCTTCATTAGACTCAATCATTATTCCCCTTGCCCTGTTCCACAACTAGCTCTTGGCGTTGGTCGACACAAGGACGGTGGAGCCTTGACCATCCTCGCTGAAGATGATGTTGGGGGTCTAGAAGTCAAAAGAAAAACTGACGGGGAATGGATTCGTGTTAAGCCAATCCCGGATGCCTTTATCATCAATGTTGGTGACATTATCCAG GTTTGGAgcaatgatgcttatgagagtGTGGAACATAGAGTTATGGTGAACTCTGAGAGGGAAAGGTTTTCCATTCCgtttttcttcaacccggcaCACTACACTGATGTGAAGCCCCTGGAGGAGCTGACAAATGAGCAAAACCCTGTCAGATACAAGCCATACAATTGGGGAAAGTTTTTTGTCAGAAGAAAGCGCGGTAATTTCAAGAAGCTTGATGTTGAGAACATCCAAATTTATCACTTCAGGATACCAGAGTCCGAGTTAGCTGATAAGCTAGAGGGAGCACTGTCCATCAAGTAG